A genome region from Arthrobacter sp. SLBN-100 includes the following:
- the hemQ gene encoding hydrogen peroxide-dependent heme synthase, translating into MSHTSAESVTKTEESAEQFFTLWTVFKRSETLIRSAGAAADFEALLERLAQAGVTHRGSYDVSAMRADADVMVWLHGPKPEALQQAIRDIRRSTLFAGTEIVWSAMGVHREAEFAKNHTPAYSRGVAPAEWLCVYPFVRSYEWYILPEAERGKMLRDHGLLGRDFPQVISNTVSSFALGDWEWILGLEAPDLVDLVDLMRHLRATEARNHVREEIPFYTGRRISAAEVAEVLA; encoded by the coding sequence ATGAGCCACACTTCTGCCGAATCTGTCACTAAAACCGAAGAATCAGCTGAGCAGTTTTTCACGCTTTGGACGGTCTTCAAGCGTTCTGAAACCCTCATCCGCAGCGCTGGTGCCGCCGCTGATTTCGAGGCCCTGCTGGAGCGGCTTGCGCAGGCCGGCGTGACACACCGCGGCAGCTACGACGTTTCAGCCATGCGGGCAGACGCTGACGTGATGGTGTGGCTCCACGGGCCGAAACCTGAAGCCCTGCAGCAGGCAATCCGGGACATCCGCCGCAGCACGCTCTTCGCCGGAACCGAGATTGTCTGGTCGGCCATGGGTGTGCACCGCGAGGCGGAGTTCGCCAAGAACCACACTCCTGCCTACTCCCGGGGCGTGGCACCGGCCGAGTGGCTCTGCGTCTACCCGTTTGTCCGCTCCTACGAGTGGTACATCCTGCCCGAGGCCGAGCGCGGCAAGATGCTCCGCGACCACGGGCTGCTGGGCCGTGACTTCCCGCAGGTCATCTCCAACACCGTTTCCTCCTTCGCCCTGGGGGACTGGGAATGGATCCTGGGCCTGGAGGCACCCGATCTGGTGGACCTGGTGGACCTCATGCGCCACTTGCGCGCCACCGAGGCACGCAACCACGTCCGCGAGGAAATCCCGTTCTACACCGGCCGCCGTATTTCCGCCGCAGAGGTCGCCGAGGTGCTGGCATGA